In the genome of Flaviflexus ciconiae, one region contains:
- the greA gene encoding transcription elongation factor GreA, with protein MAETQTTWLSQESFDRLSAELRDLETRGREEVAERIESARSEGDLRENGGYQAAREEQSKMEGRIVELTILLRDAQVGEGNVDTSKVGPGVVVTAEINGKEQKFLLGSRQAAADLDINVFPEAAPLGVAIMGASVGDERTYQAPNGKDMTVKIISLEALR; from the coding sequence ATGGCTGAAACGCAGACCACGTGGCTGTCGCAGGAAAGCTTTGATCGCCTCTCCGCGGAGCTTCGCGACCTCGAGACTCGCGGTCGCGAGGAAGTCGCGGAACGGATCGAGTCGGCACGCTCGGAAGGGGACCTCCGGGAGAACGGCGGATATCAGGCCGCTCGTGAGGAGCAGTCAAAGATGGAGGGGCGGATCGTTGAGCTGACGATCCTCCTCCGCGACGCCCAGGTCGGCGAAGGCAACGTCGACACGTCGAAGGTTGGCCCCGGTGTTGTGGTAACCGCCGAGATCAACGGTAAGGAACAGAAGTTCCTTCTCGGCTCCCGCCAGGCTGCTGCGGACCTTGACATCAATGTCTTCCCAGAGGCCGCTCCCCTGGGCGTAGCAATCATGGGAGCATCGGTAGGCGACGAACGCACCTACCAGGCACCCAACGGCAAGGACATGACGGTCAAGATCATCAGCCTCGAAGCACTCCGCTAA
- a CDS encoding AI-2E family transporter, with amino-acid sequence MPQSTGDDKRTIKQRALERRKRLSQGPVQRTDTAFQSRQEVPEDQEGGSSVPWALKAAASWSWRIILVALALAVIGRVLTFFSVILLAILIAILLTVLTEPIMRFCRSKLRMPRTLAAVVTLISFLVIVGTLVGGAGASIASGFSDLTDKAADGFNELLDWLAESPLGLDSTVINQYVDEIQSQLSENASVIAGGVVSATGSLVSFFTGLILALFTMFFFLKDGRKMWFYVVRLFPARARNDVNEAGIRAWYTIGAYTRTQIQVAFIDAVGIAAVAAILGVPLWFPIGVLVFVGSFIPIVGAFVTGAIATLVALVDQGVADAILMLLGVLLVQQIEGNVLQPFLQGSKLSLHPVVVVVAVAAGSSVAGIFGALFAVPIVAVVNVVINYLVGRDMYPELNYDPNRPGGPPEALDEYFVASDAKLAKKAQKAQARNRERVAAEMGNGNNSDDSSSHVGEETGPDHDEVERQNDDA; translated from the coding sequence ATGCCGCAATCAACCGGTGACGACAAGCGAACCATTAAGCAACGCGCCCTCGAGCGACGGAAGCGACTGTCACAGGGCCCCGTCCAGCGGACAGATACTGCTTTCCAGTCTCGTCAGGAGGTCCCGGAGGACCAAGAAGGCGGTAGCTCCGTGCCCTGGGCCCTCAAAGCTGCGGCCAGCTGGTCATGGCGGATCATCCTTGTTGCGCTTGCACTCGCGGTCATTGGCCGTGTTCTTACGTTCTTTAGCGTCATTCTCCTGGCGATCCTTATCGCGATCCTGCTCACGGTCCTCACGGAGCCAATCATGAGGTTCTGTAGGTCGAAGCTGCGTATGCCGAGAACATTGGCCGCAGTTGTTACTCTCATCTCGTTCCTTGTTATTGTTGGCACCCTCGTAGGCGGCGCAGGAGCATCGATCGCTTCGGGCTTCTCCGACCTGACCGACAAGGCCGCGGATGGCTTCAATGAACTGCTTGACTGGCTTGCCGAAAGCCCGCTCGGTCTCGACTCGACGGTGATCAACCAGTACGTCGATGAGATCCAGTCCCAGCTCTCCGAGAATGCCTCCGTTATCGCCGGCGGTGTCGTTAGCGCCACCGGATCGCTCGTCTCGTTCTTCACAGGCCTGATCCTTGCTCTCTTCACGATGTTCTTCTTCCTCAAAGACGGTCGCAAGATGTGGTTCTATGTCGTTCGTCTATTCCCTGCACGGGCACGCAATGACGTGAACGAGGCCGGTATTCGGGCCTGGTACACAATCGGTGCGTACACGAGAACCCAGATCCAGGTGGCCTTTATCGACGCCGTCGGTATTGCCGCCGTTGCCGCAATACTCGGTGTTCCGCTCTGGTTCCCCATCGGCGTTCTTGTCTTCGTCGGTTCGTTTATCCCGATCGTTGGTGCTTTTGTCACCGGTGCGATTGCTACACTCGTGGCCCTCGTCGATCAGGGCGTTGCGGATGCGATCCTTATGCTTCTCGGTGTTCTCCTGGTGCAGCAAATCGAAGGCAATGTCCTCCAGCCGTTCCTGCAGGGCAGCAAGCTTTCCCTCCACCCCGTCGTGGTCGTCGTCGCAGTCGCTGCCGGATCGTCCGTCGCAGGTATCTTCGGTGCTCTCTTTGCGGTGCCGATCGTTGCCGTCGTCAATGTCGTCATCAACTATCTTGTGGGCCGTGACATGTATCCCGAACTCAACTACGACCCGAACAGGCCGGGCGGACCGCCCGAAGCCCTCGACGAATATTTCGTTGCAAGCGACGCGAAGCTTGCGAAGAAGGCGCAGAAAGCTCAAGCCAGGAACCGGGAGCGAGTCGCTGCCGAAATGGGCAACGGCAATAACTCGGATGATTCGTCATCCCATGTCGGCGAGGAAACCGGCCCCGATCACGATGAGGTTGAACGCCAGAATGACGATGCTTAG
- a CDS encoding DUF4307 domain-containing protein, with protein sequence MADLPDEMKDRYGLNRSPAKIIGYLLVAFAVVIAAVAIAMQFIGRGPTIELHNTGHTVQSNSAVLITYTVHGEAGVELECSATAVNDDFAEVGAKEWTWTMEKDTETRALTLATSERAASGSIEYCSRVP encoded by the coding sequence ATGGCCGACCTACCTGATGAGATGAAAGACCGCTACGGTCTTAACCGCAGTCCCGCCAAGATCATCGGTTACCTGCTCGTTGCTTTTGCCGTCGTCATTGCCGCTGTCGCCATCGCCATGCAGTTCATTGGCCGCGGACCCACAATTGAGTTACACAACACCGGACACACAGTTCAATCGAACTCCGCGGTTCTAATCACGTACACGGTTCACGGCGAAGCCGGTGTGGAACTCGAATGCTCGGCAACGGCAGTCAACGATGATTTCGCGGAAGTCGGCGCCAAGGAATGGACGTGGACAATGGAAAAGGATACCGAAACTCGGGCTCTTACCCTGGCCACCTCCGAGCGCGCAGCATCCGGCTCGATCGAATACTGCTCCCGGGTCCCCTAG